The proteins below are encoded in one region of Coffea arabica cultivar ET-39 chromosome 4c, Coffea Arabica ET-39 HiFi, whole genome shotgun sequence:
- the LOC140004685 gene encoding uncharacterized protein, which yields MYYPTFENLKLTREQLIPVRTPLVGFGEHVVHFEEMVTLMVTVEHHPRCRAVAINFVVVRADSSYNLLMGRSTLNALRAVYLTYHLSFKFFTPVGIAEISSDICALRECYLATLQAASSSSPEPKAEGKRSNILSIDCIDPYQSVKPPRLETGDEVEDVVLASNNPDQTVHVDTNLPEPFNGGLIELLREYQDACVWIAEQVVGVPHQLMLHELNVDPRARPIRRKRRHFGSKCGKAVTEEVDKLMPTRMIKEIPHLTFQSDNGKKGHRWLENMPRLHQSK from the coding sequence ATGTACTATCCAACGTTCGAAAATCTAAAACTGACAAGAGAGCAGCTCATCCCAGTCAGGACACCTCTTGTGGGATTTGGGGAACACGTTGTCCACTTCGAGGAAATGGTCACGTTAATGGTAACAGTCGAGCACCACCCTCGGTGTCGAGCTGTCGCGATCAATTTTGTGGTAGTTAGGGCTGATTCCTCCTACAACCTGCTGATGGGTCGGTCCACCTTGAATGCTTTGCGAGCTGTGTACTTAACGTACCACCTAAGTTTCAAGTTTTTCACTCCCGTGGGGATCGCCGAGATAAGCAGCGATATTTGTGCGCTACGGGAATGTTACCTTGCTACTTTGCAGGCCGCGTCATCATCATCGCCCGAGCCGAAGGCCGAAGGCAAGAGATCTAATATCCTCTCGATAGACTGCATTGACCCTTACCAATCCGTGAAACCTCCAAGGCTGGAGACCGGAGATGAGGTCGAAGACGTTGTCTTAGCCTCTAACAATCCCGATCAAACCGTTCATGTCGACACAAATTTGCCTGAACCGTTCAACGGCGGGTTGATCGAGCTTCTTAGGGAGTATCAGGACGCCTGTGTCTGGATCGCTGAGCAGGTAGTCGGGGTGCCTCACCAGCTAATGCTGCACGAGTTGAATGTTGATCCGAGAGCCCGGCCGATTAGGCGGAAGAGAAGACATTTCGGCTCGAAGTGCGGCAAAGCTGTAACAGAAGAGGTGGACAAACTTATGCCAACGCGGATGATCAAGGAGATCCCCCACCTGACTTTCCAATCCGATAATGGTAAAAAAGGACACCGGTGGTTGGAGAATATGCCTAGACTTCACCAATCTAAATAA
- the LOC113739003 gene encoding uncharacterized protein — MDRNAVRRKRYADMPQHLKDAMLRRRREKYAEQKAQSSSVHAPNLTVHEHNHSRQDSEKFTSRAGLDSNCSALSSSNDQPFQPANIQSSTAISISSQQAPPPVPSPHPSFLPHRARDAMNSEEVSPFVPLSPSVSPLDRIAKRNLVSPHLADEGQSAKRLKPIATRLSRLDKIPSKPLVLPDVPCCSHCGAKRFYLEPPGFCCSNGGVSLVQHAMPYDLIRLFTGTDEESKEFRRNIRTFNNNLAFTTFAARYDRNLTKNSKGVYTFRIQGQVYHFLNSLVPSASSPTGIQLLFYDYDDEVSRRLQDSPRLRVDTLKFLMNILQTNPYTKFFKSLREIPHLEHHRIILNSDPGLDQRVYNLPATSQVAAIWTEDDDAELEKNVHIQVYSHSSSSHRIQHYFACYDPLQYPLLFPRGESGWHHGIPKKTVSHPKKRKLEEIDMLDDVSLIEGPSELINLEKTGAENKKTKRDTVSAREYYCYKFQIRDSDRSMLLHARRLLQQFAVDVYVKIETSRLNFHRKKQNEIRSEILKGVIDSMSVGCTSGNQVGRRIYLPASFIGGPRDMRRRYLDAMSLVQKYGKPDLFLTMTCNTMWKEIHDNLKYDEEAQDRPDLVARVFRAKFEVLKTEIVKKKLFGEVAAFVYVIEYQKRGLPHAHILVILKPEAKPLNPETYDKMVSAELPDPNEQSYLYSLVIKHMMHGPCGSLNKDNVCMRNGVCKNHYPKEYIEHTTHSEDGYPHYRRRNNGRSVRVRNHSLDNRWVVPYTPYLLALIDCHLNVEICSTVKLVKYLYKYVYKGHDRVSFHIYSENDPEDIDEIHEFQSARWVSAAEEMWRIYRFPLNEMTPSVYTLQLHLPGEQVVSFHKNTNLSNLVDSTDFTKTMLTEFFAMNGRSKQARKLKCLYREFPEYFVWHPNKKKWTCRKRRKVIGRVVTVRPNEGERYFLRLLLSHVRAPKSFDQLLTVDGQLASSYREAAFRMGLLQSDTYIEDTLDEATAFHMPCSLRALFVMLLVFCTPSNPIKLWEKYEADLSSDLERTSSITGCDSNYVRRCVLQDINRSLEQMGKHVRDYHLVPDSFLFTEHERLTKEIESEQSVRCTEDDLLTVSRLNAGQQAAYSAIMSEIFLPNGKSFFVDGPGGTGKTFLYRALLATLRTHGHIALAVASSGVAASILPGGRTAHSLFKLPLDASATKACQISKQSSTAKLIVMAKLILWDEASMAKRDAIEAFDLLLRDIMDSDKPFGGKVVVFGGDFRQTLPVIQNATRDIQVQSSFVNSALWSSLQKVSLKENMRALLDSPFSDFLLRVGDGTEPEDADGKITLTNDMLVPYDEKEKSLDRLVDSVFYDLRIYSFDPYLMINRCILSAMNSAVDDINQMIIDRFPGQPFTYTSTDRTLNERDQGDYEDFLNSLNPKGLPPHKLTLKKNSPVILMRNLNPAEGLCNGTRLICRELKQNTICAEIAVGQHRGKKVFLPRIPLQSSDNEKNGIPFKRT; from the exons ATGGATCGTAATGCCGTTCGGCGCAAGCGTTATGCTGATATGCCACAACATTTAAAAGATGCAATGTTGCGGCGAAGGAGAGAAAAATATGCTGAACAGAAAGCGCAATCCTCTTCGGTTCATGCTCCTAACTTGACTGTTCATGAGCATAACCATTCCAGACAGGACAGTGAGAAATTTACTTCCAGGGCTGGTCTCGATTCTAACTGTTCTGCATTGTCAAGTTCGAACGACCAGCCATTTCAGCCTGCTAATATTCAGTCATCTACTGCTATCTCTATCTCGTCTCAACAAGCACCTCCTCCAGTTCCTTCACCCCATCCCTCGTTTCTGCCTCATAGAG CTCGTGATGCTATGAACTCTGAAGAAGTCTCTCCCTTCGTACCACTTTCCCCATCTGTTTCTCCATTAGATAGGATTGCTAAACGTAACTTGGTTAGTCCGCACCTAGCAGATGAAGGTCAATCTGCCAAGAGGTTAAAGCCTATCGCCACGCGCCTGTCCCGTTTAGACAAGATTCCATCTAAACCCCTTGTCCTTCCTGATGTACCTTGTTGTAGTCATTGTGGTGCAAAGAGGTTCTACCTTGAACCTCCAGGCTTTTGTTGTTCAAACGGAGGCGTTTCACTTGTGCAGCATGCAATGCCTTATGATCTCATTCGTCTTTTCACTGGAACGGATGAGGAAAGTAAAGAATTTCGAAGGAATATTCGCACGTTTAACAACAATCTTGCTTTCACTACATTTGCTGCAAGATATGATAGAAATCTCACAAAAAATAGCAAGGGGGTTTACACCTTTCGTATACAAGGTCAAGTCTATCACTTCCTTAATAGCCTCGTTCCTTCAGCCTCCTCTCCTACTGGTATTCAGCTGCTGTTCTATGACTACGATGATGAAGTGTCCAGGAGACTTCAAGACTCGCCCCGTTTGCGAGTGGACACTCTTAAGTTTCTAATGAATATACTTCAGACAAATCCTTATACCAAGTTCTTTAAGAGTCTTCGTGAAATTCCTCACCTTGAACACCATCGGATCATACTCAATTCTGATCCAGGGTTGGATCAGCGAGTATACAATCTTCCAGCTACTTCTCAAGTAGCTGCAATCTGGACAGAGGACGATGATGCCGAGCTCGAGAAAAATGTTCACATTCAGGTGTACAGCCATTCGAGTTCCAGCCATAGGATACAACATTATTTTGCTTGTTATGACCCCTTGCAGTATCCGCTATTGTTTCCTCGTGGGGAGTCTGGCTGGCATCATGGTATTCCAAAAAAAACTGTTTCGcatccaaaaaaaagaaaacttgaagaaattGATATGCTGGACGATGTTTCCCTGATTGAAGGACCTTCTGAATTGATTAATCTCGAGAAAACAG gTGCCGAGAACAAGAAGACAAAACGAGACACTGTGTCCGCTAGGGAGTATTactgttataaatttcagataAGGGATAGTGATAGGTCGATGTTGTTACATGCAAGGCGTCTATTACAGCAATTTGCAGTTGATGTTTATGTTAAAATTGAAACGTCGAGGCTtaattttcatagaaaaaaaCAGAACGAAATTAGGTCCGAGATCCTTAAGGGAGTCATTGATAGCATGTCTGTTGGCTGTACATCTGGGAACCAGGTTGGACGTAGAATATACCTGCCAGCTTCTTTCATTGGTGGTCCAAGGGATATGAGACGTAGGTACCTAGACGCTATGTCTCTGGTACAGAAATATGGTAAGCCCGACCTGTTCTTGACTATGACCTGTAACACAATGTGGAAAGAGATACATGATAACTTGAAGTATGATGAGGAAGCTCAGGATAGACCAGATTTGGTTGCTAGAGTGTTTCGTGCGAAGTTTGAGGTGCTAAAAACAGAGATAGTTAAAAAGAAACTGTTTGGTGAAGTTGCAGCTTTTGTTTATGTAATTGAATACCAGAAAAGAGGCCTTCCTCATGCCCACATTCTGGTGATTTTGAAACCAGAAGCTAAACCACTGAATCCAGAGACATACGACAAAATGGTTTCTGCTGAGCTGCCCGACCCAAATGAACAAAGTTACTTGTACTCCCTTGTTATAAAACACATGATGCACGGCCCTTGTGGATCGCTGAACAAAGACAATGTCTGTATGCGCAATGGAGTGTGTAAAAATCATTACCCAAAGGAGTATATTGAACATACTACGCATTCTGAAGATGGCTACCCGCATTATAGGCGAAGGAATAATGGCAGGTCCGTTAGAGTGAGAAACCATTCTTTGGATAATAGATGGGTTGTCCCCTATACTCCATACCTGTTGGCTCTTATAGATTGTCACTTAAATGTCGAAATCTGTTCCACTGTTAAGCTGGTCAAGTACTTGTACAAATATGTCTATAAGGGGCACGACCGAGTAAGCTTTCACATATATTCTGAGAATGATCCAGAAGATATAGATGAGATCCATGAATTTCAGTCTGCTAGATGGGTATCAGCTGCTGAAGAAATGTGGCGCATTTATAGGTTCCCGTTGAATGAAATGACGCCTTCCGTTTACACACTTCAGTTGCATCTTCCAGGAGAACAAGTTGTTTCTTTCCACAAGAATACGAATCTGTCGAATCTGGTTGATAGTACAGATTTTACTAAGACGATGCTGACTGAATTTTTTGCCATGAACGGGCGCAGTAAACAGGCACGTAAACTGAAATGCCTGTATCGAGAGTTTCCAGAGTACTTTGTTTGGCACCCTAATAAGAAAAAATGGACTTGTAGAAAGCGTAGAAAGGTGATCGGCCGAGTGGTTACTGTCCGTCCCAACGAGGGCGAACGATACTTTCTGAGATTGCTTTTATCTCATGTTCGTGCGCCAAAATCATTCGACCAGCTTCTCACTGTCGATGGACAGCTTGCATCTTCATATCGAGAAGCTGCCTTTCGAATGGGCCTGCTCCAGTCTGATACCTACATAGAGGACACTCTTGATGAGGCCACTGCCTTTCATATGCCTTGTTCACTTAGAGCCTTGTTTGTCATGTTACTTGTTTTTTGTACTCCTTCCAATCCCATCAAATTATGGGAGAAATATGAAGCTGACTTGTCCAGTGATTTAGAAAGAACGAGCTCTATAACCGGCTGTGATTCTAATTATGTCAGGAGATGTGTGCTACAGGACATAAATAGATCCTTGGAGCAGATGGGTAAACACGTACGTGATTACCATCTTGTTCCTGACAGTTTTCTATTTACTGAGCATGAACGCTTGACCAAGGAAATCGAAAGTGAGCAAAGCGTGCGTTGTACAGAAGACGATTTGCTGACTGTTTCTCGGCTGAACGCTGGTCAGCAAGCTGCATATAGTGCCATTATGTCTGAGATATTTTTACCTAATGGCAAGAGTTTCTTTGTCGATGGACCTGGAGGAACAGGTAAAACCTTTTTATATCGTGCTTTGCTTGCTACTCTGCGGACACATGGCCATATAGCGTTAGCGGTCGCATCGTCAGGTGTAGCAGCCTCTATTCTTCCTGGAGGGAGAACTGCGCACTCGCTCTTTAAACTCCCTCTTGATGCATCAGCTACTAAGGCTTGCCAGATTAGTAAGCAAAGCTCGACTGCTAAACTGATTGTCATGGCTAAATTAATTCTATGGGATGAAGCTTCGATGGCGAAGCGAGACGCCATTGAAGCATTCGATCTGCTCCTTAGGGACATCATGGATAGTGATAAGCCGTTTGGCGGTAAGGTCGTGGTTTTTGGCGGTGACTTTCGTCAGACTCTCCCGGTTAttcaaaatgcaacaagagatATTCAAGTTCAGTCCAGTTTTGTTAACTCTGCTTTGTGGAGCAGTCTACAGAAGGTCTCTCTTAAAGAGAATATGCGAGCTCTTCTAGACAGCCCGTTCTCAGATTTCCTTCTTAGAGTAGGAGATGGAACTGAGCCAGAAGATGCCGATGGAAAAATAACTCTGACCAATGACATGTTAGTGCCATAcgatgaaaaggaaaaatctcTTGACAG GTTAGTGGATTCAGTGTTTTACGACTTACGGATTTATTCCTTCGACCCCTATCTAATGATCAATAGGTGCATTCTCTCCGCAATGAATAGTGCAGTTGATGATATAAATCAGATGATAATTGATCGCTTCCCGGGTCAGCCTTTTACGTATACAAGCACTGATAGAACACTTAATGAGCGAGATCAAGGAGATTACGAAGATTTCCTTAATTCTTTGAATCCAAAAGGCCTCCCTCCTCATAAGTTAACCCTGAAGAAAAACAGTCCTGTCATTTTGATGCGTAATCTGAACCCGGCTGAAGGCCTCTGCAATGGAACTCGGCTTATTTGTAGAGAACTGAAGCAAAATACAATTTGTGCCGAAATTGCTGTCGGACAGCATCGAGGGAAAAAAGTCTTTCTCCCAAGAATTCCGCTTCAGTCATCCGATAATGAAAAGAACGGAATCCCTTTTAAGAGGACTTAG
- the LOC113738753 gene encoding uncharacterized protein: MDVNHCYLDGNADAVEFCPHDSFQHVLAASTYTLEEGDQPKRSGSISLFDVDAEVGRLQLTYRVETAGIFDIKWSPVGGDVVPFLAQADADGYLRIHRLECCVEGSETSGNFLKEYCYEHVSSSMCLCLDWNPSATSITVGLSDGSVSIISLTESQLSTVLEWKAHDFELWTASFDIHQPHLVYTGSDDCKFSCWDLRDSPSKLVFQNTKVHKMGVCCITKSPHDANILLTGSYDENLRIWDIRSISRPINESSICLGGGVWRIKHHPSTPVLILTACMHNGFGVVKIDGDKAELIETYQKHGSLAYGADWQRGEQHAEAKRKKSLVATCSFYDKLLRLWIPQADVYQ, translated from the exons ATGGATGTCAATCACTGTTATTTGGATGGTAATGCGGATGCTGTGGAGTTTTGTCCCCATGACTCGTTTCAGCATGTCCTCGCTGCCTCCACCTACACGCTAGAAGAAGGTGATCAGCCTAAACGATCTGGTAGCATATCACTTTTTGATGTTGATGCTGAGGTGGGTCGTCTTCAGTTGACTTACAGAGTGGAAACAGCTGGGATTTTTGATATAAAATGGAGCCCAGTAGGGGGAGATGTTGTACCTTTTCTTGCTCAAGCTGATGCTGATGGTTACTTAAGGATACATCGACTTGAATGTTGTGTGGAGGGCTCAGAAACATCGG GAAATTTTCTCAAAGAGTATTGTTATGAGCATGTGAGTTCGTCCATGTGCTTGTGTCTAGACTGGAATCCTTCTGCCACCTCCATCACTGTGGGACTTTCAGATGGGTCAGTCTCAATAATTTCCCTCACAGAGTCGCAGCTGAGTACTGTACTAGAATGGAAAGCACATGACTTTGAGCTCTGGACTGCTTCCTTTGATATCCACCAACCGCATCTTGTTTATACTGGATCAGATGATTGCAAATTCAGTTGCTGGGATCTGCGAGATAGCCCTTCTAAATTGGTATTCCAGAACACAAAAGTTCATAAAATGGGAGTTTGCTGTATCACAAAGAGCCCACATGATGCTAATATTTTACTCACTGGTAGCTACGATGAGAACTTAAGGATATGGGATATTAGATCAATCTCTAGACCGATAAATGAATCTTCGATTTGTTTAGGTGGAGGAGTTTGGAGAATCAAGCATCATCCTTCTACGCCTGTGCTCATTTTGACAGCGTGCATGCATAATGGATTCGGTGTTGTGAAAATAGATGGGGATAAAGCAGAATTAATTGAAACATATCAGAAACATGGTTCACTTGCATATGGTGCAGATTGGCAGAGGGGGGAGCAACATGCAGAAGCAAAGAGAAAGAAGTCACTTGTTGCCACTTGCTCATTTTATGACAAGCTCCTTCGCTTATGGATTCCTCAAGCTGATGTTTATCAATGA
- the LOC140004686 gene encoding replication protein A 70 kDa DNA-binding subunit B-like: MEPLHVSEVHSSLSQWTSVILVMEASCTKTTHAGRASKIYRRFVFSDSHGVKVSAVAFDDNVARIEGLLLPFKKYCIGGASVEEVPRPASPDLYRFFWILTRDTLIKEVFEPETPSLPPYFDLTPFTSFQHLADSHVSINMMGVVLHALPIRESRFDLPSVVTRDYVVVDKSNMPILLTLTGDLESEIGNAISDALASIESKPVIIYIRVRVKTNDYLSLCTTPTSVVLISPRVLEATHLEQWYRSNRSELMTSVLEERYCNPLLLLPPVTDAMLSTVSGVVATVRFPMGASWIKGRVTVDRLHRLWHLACPYCFAPNNFIETLGISCVTCLTDLYTFPRARIKLTVTDGTASINVIALGYEAEKLIGFTAYQLSQAEHEGVTLNLRVADALDGRVLCCYVSRSPESIQLTGVNFIIVTSYWV; the protein is encoded by the exons ATGGAGCCTCTGCACGTGTCCGAGGTTCATAGTTCGCTGTCCCAGTGGACATCTGTTATCCTGGTTATGGAAGCTTCTTGTACTAAAACTACCCATGCAGGCCGTGCATCAAAAATTTACCGTCGCTTCGTCTTTTCTGATTCGCAC GGTGTGAAAGTTTCTGCTGTTGCCTTTGATGATAATGTTGCTCGTATTGAAGGTTTACTTCTTCCTTTCAAGAAATACTGCATTGGTGGCGCTTCTGTTGAGGAAGTTCCCAGACCTGCTTCTCCAGATTTGTACCGATTCTTTTGGATTCTAACCAGGGATACTTTGATCAAGGAGGTTTTTGAACCAGAAACGCCAAGCCTTCCGCCTTATTTTGATCTTACACCTTTCACCTCGTTCCAGCATTTGGCTGACAGCCACGTCTCTATAA ACATGATGGGAGTTGTTTTGCATGCTTTGCCGATAAGGGAGTCCCGTTTTGATCTACCCTCTGTTGTTACGAGAGACTACGTTGTTGTTGATAAGAG CAATATGCCTATTCTTTTGACGCTGACTGGTGATCTTGAATCTGAAATCGGAAATGCTATATCGGATGCGCTTGCCTCCATTGAATCGAAACCGGTTATTATTTATATTAGAGTCAGGGTTAAGACCAACGATT ATTTATCCCTCTGTACTACGCCTACTTCGGTTGTTTTGATTTCTCCAAGAGTTCTCGAAGCCACACATCTTGAACAATG GTACCGCAGCAATCGTTCTGAACTAATGACTTCTGTTTTGGAGGAGAGATACTGCAACCCCCTTCTACTTCTTCCTCCTGTTACCGACGCCATGTTGTCTACTGTTTCTGGAGTTGTCGCAACAGTTCGATTT CCTATGGGTGCTTCATGGATTAAGGGCCGCGTTACTGTAGATCGGTTGCATCGGCTCTGGCATTTGGCCTGCCCGTACTGCTTTGCACCTAACAACTTTATTGAGACTCTAGGGATTTCTTGTGTTACCTGTCTTACGGACCTTTATACCTTTCCTAG AGCACGTATTAAGTTGACTGTTACTGATGGTACTGCATCCATCAATGTCATTGCCCTGGGCTATGAAGCTGAGAAACTAATAGGCTTTACTGCATACCAGCTTAGTCAAGCTGAACATGAG GGCGTTACCCTGAACCTCCGGGTTGCCGATGCTCTCGATGGAAGAGTTTTGTGCTGCTATGTTAGCCGTTCTCCTGAATCCATTCAGTTGACTGGGGTCAACTTTATTATTGTTACATCTTACTGGGTTTAG